One window from the genome of Leptospira broomii serovar Hurstbridge str. 5399 encodes:
- a CDS encoding DUF2062 domain-containing protein, with protein MKYLAALARIVHKQIILPFQESHAPVNEVSLGTSIGLIWSMTPLIGIQMYLGFATWVILRIFRIRFYLPIAIAMIWITNPVTLPFFYYIFYILGKYSLMAFGIASVELDFNVIYEVMAKSESMDFLSGLWYWSVFLLDKMGLPMFVGGFVVGLPSAIIGYPLTYRLLNSYRSTLAEKEGITLREWEERHVRKDIGLFSARPSLNQKEGV; from the coding sequence ATGAAATACTTAGCCGCATTGGCGCGAATCGTACATAAACAAATTATACTTCCTTTCCAAGAGTCGCACGCTCCCGTAAACGAGGTTAGTCTAGGAACTTCAATCGGCTTAATTTGGTCCATGACTCCTCTAATCGGGATCCAAATGTATCTGGGTTTTGCGACCTGGGTTATTTTACGGATTTTTCGAATTCGCTTTTATTTGCCGATTGCGATCGCAATGATTTGGATCACGAACCCGGTAACGCTTCCGTTTTTTTATTATATATTTTATATATTAGGCAAATATTCTCTAATGGCGTTCGGAATCGCTTCCGTCGAGTTGGATTTTAATGTTATATATGAAGTGATGGCCAAGTCCGAATCGATGGATTTCCTTTCCGGCTTATGGTATTGGTCGGTATTCCTATTGGATAAGATGGGACTTCCTATGTTTGTGGGCGGTTTCGTGGTGGGTCTACCTTCTGCAATTATCGGATATCCTCTTACGTATCGGCTCTTGAACTCATATCGTTCGACACTTGCGGAAAAAGAAGGAATTACTCTCAGGGAATGGGAAGAGCGTCACGTAAGAAAGGACATCGGTCTCTTTTCGGCTAGACCATCCTTGAATCAGAAGGAAGGGGTTTAA
- a CDS encoding esterase/lipase family protein, translating into MRKLGLSVLILFIFSGSLFASGGGSSSKPLAGAYPIILSHGLFGWGTDSSGIISIISYWGGMDSYLTSQGATVYAPTKTAAQSNETRGVELANKINVYMAANGFSKVHILGHSQGGLDSRYAISNLGLSSKVSTLTTLNTPHRGSPIADIINTVLPDWIKPFVNAVLGVVVQLVYGGGQQNALAALGSLTTSGTAAFNTRTPNSSAVKYYSYGSYITIPDLIQHPLMGILQPACAAGGLFNGQGATCDGLVPYSSLKWGTFNGGPSYGILTTGVDHLEASNTLNSGKTWYDVEGYFLKMAQNAKSNQ; encoded by the coding sequence ATGCGTAAACTAGGACTATCAGTATTGATCCTGTTTATTTTTAGCGGCTCATTGTTCGCATCAGGCGGAGGATCATCTTCCAAACCACTCGCTGGGGCCTATCCGATTATCCTTTCCCACGGTCTTTTTGGCTGGGGAACCGATTCATCAGGCATAATCAGCATTATTAGCTATTGGGGAGGAATGGATTCCTATCTAACCTCACAAGGCGCAACGGTATATGCTCCGACAAAAACTGCGGCACAGTCTAACGAAACCCGCGGAGTCGAGTTAGCTAACAAAATCAACGTATATATGGCAGCCAACGGGTTCTCGAAAGTTCATATCTTAGGTCACTCGCAAGGTGGACTGGATAGCCGTTACGCTATTTCTAACCTGGGTCTTTCTTCTAAAGTATCGACTCTAACCACTTTGAACACCCCGCACCGCGGATCTCCGATTGCAGACATAATCAATACTGTCCTGCCTGATTGGATTAAACCTTTCGTTAATGCGGTCTTAGGCGTAGTGGTACAATTAGTTTACGGCGGCGGACAACAAAACGCACTCGCAGCTTTAGGCTCTTTGACTACTTCGGGAACGGCGGCATTTAATACCCGTACACCGAACTCTTCTGCGGTGAAATACTATTCTTACGGATCTTATATCACCATCCCTGACCTTATCCAGCACCCTTTAATGGGAATTCTGCAACCTGCTTGCGCTGCCGGCGGTTTGTTCAACGGACAAGGAGCAACTTGCGACGGTCTCGTTCCTTATTCTTCACTTAAATGGGGGACATTTAACGGAGGACCAAGCTACGGAATCCTGACAACGGGAGTCGACCATCTGGAAGCCTCCAATACTTTGAATTCAGGTAAGACTTGGTACGATGTTGAGGGTTATTTCTTGAAAATGGCCCAAAACGCGAAATCTAACCAATAA
- a CDS encoding 2-dehydropantoate 2-reductase, translating into MQEDSAKFAILGSGSIGTYIGAHLVNAGFPVVFVGRERNRKEVQLFGLGISDFTGKFFSIPPNKIEYTTDLKEVRGASIFLVTVKSRDTKELGQALNKHLSSAEKEKAIIVSFQNGVKNKSLLYESIPHLGERILAGMVPFNVIAKGKGQFHRGTSGDLVVQENQYGKKIVDYLKIAGLSAATHPNMDGVLWGKLLINLNNSLNALSGIPLREELSLRGYRRILAAMISEGFEVLKLAGLRPSRAGKMIPQLAPLILKLPDWLFFKAASSMVKIDPEARSSMWEDLNQGRPTEIDTLNGEILKLADRVGHGAPINRAIVALVREAEKNPKSLQYTPETLIARLGLKF; encoded by the coding sequence ATGCAAGAAGATTCTGCTAAATTTGCGATTCTCGGCTCAGGAAGCATCGGAACGTACATTGGAGCACATTTGGTCAACGCAGGATTTCCGGTCGTCTTTGTAGGAAGAGAACGAAATCGAAAGGAAGTTCAGTTATTCGGTCTGGGAATTTCCGATTTTACGGGAAAGTTTTTTTCCATTCCACCTAATAAGATCGAATATACTACCGACTTAAAAGAAGTTCGTGGCGCTTCCATCTTCTTAGTGACTGTTAAAAGCAGAGATACAAAAGAATTAGGCCAGGCCTTAAATAAGCATCTATCTTCCGCAGAAAAAGAAAAAGCGATCATAGTCAGCTTTCAAAACGGCGTTAAAAACAAGTCATTACTTTACGAATCGATTCCGCATTTAGGAGAAAGAATTCTAGCGGGAATGGTTCCGTTCAACGTGATCGCAAAAGGTAAGGGGCAGTTTCATAGGGGGACGAGCGGAGATCTGGTCGTTCAGGAAAATCAATATGGAAAAAAAATCGTAGATTATCTTAAGATCGCCGGACTATCTGCGGCTACTCATCCCAATATGGACGGCGTTCTTTGGGGAAAACTTCTCATTAATCTAAATAACAGCCTAAATGCGCTTTCCGGAATTCCGCTAAGGGAGGAACTTTCTTTACGCGGATATCGTAGGATTCTAGCCGCAATGATTTCCGAAGGTTTTGAAGTCTTGAAACTGGCAGGACTAAGACCAAGCAGAGCGGGAAAAATGATACCGCAGCTCGCTCCATTAATATTAAAATTACCTGATTGGCTCTTTTTCAAAGCGGCTTCGAGCATGGTAAAAATAGACCCTGAAGCTCGCTCCTCCATGTGGGAAGATCTAAACCAAGGGCGACCGACCGAAATCGATACGTTAAACGGAGAGATTTTAAAGTTGGCGGATAGAGTCGGACACGGCGCTCCGATTAATCGGGCTATCGTCGCCCTCGTTCGCGAAGCGGAAAAAAATCCGAAATCCTTGCAATATACTCCTGAAACTTTGATCGCAAGACTCGGGTTAAAATTTTAA
- a CDS encoding tetratricopeptide repeat protein, whose translation MNKLQIIFLLFVSFPFSSCTDKEDPPILEIRDLLDSAHIGESIEKARAHAEQSGKTDQIHYLRGWIQYLRKDDDQAEKEYKLCLKENPESYDCLRGIGLILQQRKQYVKAESSFQKALNAAETQKDFEAVSILRVDSGNLLLRQNRRSEAIFEYKKSLEAKQDGSAYFGLGLTTLLQGDRKSSKDYLEKGLKTPYRDLILKAETYYLLAKLQFEWEKNPRAAAVSAKKAFELFPAKKEYAKAWEQYSKAASSLP comes from the coding sequence ATGAACAAGTTACAAATAATCTTCCTCCTTTTCGTATCGTTTCCTTTTTCGTCTTGTACGGATAAAGAGGATCCTCCAATTCTCGAAATCAGGGATTTATTGGACTCCGCACATATCGGAGAGTCGATCGAAAAGGCTAGAGCGCATGCGGAACAATCCGGAAAGACGGATCAAATACATTATCTTCGCGGTTGGATTCAGTATTTAAGAAAAGACGACGATCAAGCCGAAAAAGAATATAAACTTTGTCTAAAGGAAAATCCGGAATCCTACGATTGCCTTCGTGGAATTGGATTGATTCTGCAGCAGCGAAAGCAGTATGTGAAGGCCGAATCAAGTTTTCAAAAAGCATTAAACGCCGCCGAAACGCAAAAGGATTTCGAAGCGGTATCCATCTTAAGAGTGGATTCCGGAAATCTATTGCTACGCCAAAATCGGCGTTCCGAAGCGATATTCGAATATAAAAAATCGTTGGAAGCGAAGCAGGACGGTTCCGCTTATTTCGGTCTTGGATTGACTACGCTTTTACAAGGCGATCGAAAATCTTCCAAAGATTATCTGGAAAAAGGTTTAAAGACTCCTTATAGAGATCTAATTCTTAAAGCGGAAACATATTATTTATTAGCGAAATTGCAATTTGAATGGGAAAAAAATCCGCGGGCAGCCGCCGTGTCGGCAAAGAAGGCCTTCGAATTGTTTCCGGCAAAGAAAGAATATGCAAAGGCATGGGAGCAATATTCGAAAGCAGCTTCCTCGCTCCCATAA
- a CDS encoding zinc-dependent alcohol dehydrogenase family protein codes for MKAIRLSSFGAENLSLVEIPDPEKPGPREVLVRFRAASLNFRDYLVIEGKYNPKFPVPMIPCSDGAGEIVEVGENVTEFKVGDKINATFAPYWISGPATKKELRTTLGGPLDGTLREYAILPTTGIVPMPSHLSFEEAATLPCAALTAWSSFFVENKVKPGESVLVQGTGGVSLFALQFAKMIGATVYLTSSSEEKLARGKALGADYGINYKELPKWGEAIRDLTGGEGVDHVVEVGGAGTLEQSVKAVKLFGTIHLIGILAGSIKDLNLLPLVMNQIKVQGIVVGHQKAFLEMNRAIQSVGLRPVVDSIFPIQEFREALGILKKGSHFGKIVIRIS; via the coding sequence ATGAAGGCAATTCGTCTTTCTTCCTTCGGCGCAGAAAACCTCTCTCTTGTAGAAATACCGGATCCCGAAAAGCCGGGTCCGAGAGAAGTGTTGGTCCGATTCCGTGCAGCCTCCTTAAACTTTAGAGACTATTTGGTGATCGAAGGCAAATACAATCCTAAATTCCCCGTACCGATGATTCCTTGCAGTGACGGAGCCGGGGAAATCGTGGAAGTCGGAGAAAACGTTACGGAATTTAAAGTCGGAGATAAGATCAACGCAACCTTTGCGCCGTATTGGATCAGCGGCCCCGCCACAAAGAAAGAGCTTCGAACTACATTAGGCGGTCCTTTAGACGGAACTCTACGAGAATATGCTATTTTACCGACAACCGGTATCGTCCCGATGCCTTCGCATCTAAGCTTTGAGGAAGCCGCTACTCTGCCATGCGCTGCCCTAACTGCCTGGTCCTCCTTCTTCGTAGAAAACAAAGTGAAGCCGGGTGAATCTGTCTTAGTTCAAGGAACGGGCGGAGTTTCCCTGTTTGCATTGCAATTCGCAAAGATGATCGGTGCGACAGTCTACCTAACATCATCTTCCGAGGAAAAGCTAGCTCGGGGGAAAGCACTGGGAGCCGACTATGGAATCAATTATAAGGAACTTCCCAAATGGGGAGAGGCGATTCGAGATCTAACGGGAGGAGAAGGAGTCGATCATGTCGTCGAAGTAGGAGGCGCAGGAACGTTAGAGCAGTCCGTGAAAGCCGTTAAACTATTCGGCACGATTCACTTAATCGGAATTCTCGCAGGGTCAATTAAGGATTTGAATCTTCTACCGCTTGTTATGAATCAAATAAAAGTTCAAGGAATCGTAGTAGGACATCAAAAGGCTTTCTTAGAGATGAATCGCGCTATTCAAAGCGTCGGACTACGTCCGGTAGTAGATTCTATCTTTCCGATTCAAGAATTCAGAGAAGCATTAGGCATCCTTAAAAAAGGAAGTCATTTCGGAAAGATAGTCATTCGAATCTCCTAG
- the rssA gene encoding patatin-like phospholipase RssA has protein sequence MGNNGKRRIGLALGSGSARGWSHIGVIQELENLGIRPDIVCGTSIGSLVGAFYSAGKLHALESWVESLEWKDILGFMDWTFGGGLIRGKKLFDFFAQEFRDAEIHELTLPYGAVAADLDTGVEVWIREGSIFEAVRASISLPGIFTPVLKDGRWLVDGGLVNPVPVSLCRAMGADYVIAVDLNQDLLEKREAEDKKEISIEPMSRWRSWTSKFWGSDLDEHLKAEKDDKPGIMEVVSKSINIMQIRITRSRMAGDPPDILLAPRLRYIGLMEFHRGKEAIAEGRDIVRKMAPALIIPK, from the coding sequence ATGGGAAATAACGGAAAGCGAAGAATCGGATTAGCCCTCGGAAGCGGTTCCGCCCGGGGTTGGTCGCATATTGGGGTGATACAGGAGCTCGAGAATCTTGGAATACGCCCGGATATCGTCTGTGGGACCTCCATCGGCTCATTAGTCGGTGCGTTTTATTCTGCCGGAAAGCTCCATGCTCTCGAAAGCTGGGTCGAAAGCCTGGAATGGAAAGATATCCTAGGTTTTATGGATTGGACATTCGGCGGAGGATTAATTCGGGGAAAGAAACTCTTCGATTTTTTTGCCCAAGAATTCCGTGACGCTGAGATTCATGAATTGACTCTCCCTTACGGTGCTGTTGCGGCAGATCTTGATACCGGAGTAGAGGTTTGGATCCGAGAGGGGTCCATCTTTGAAGCCGTTCGGGCCTCGATTTCTTTACCCGGTATTTTTACACCGGTTCTAAAAGATGGACGATGGCTTGTGGACGGAGGTTTAGTAAATCCCGTTCCAGTTTCCCTTTGTAGAGCAATGGGGGCGGATTATGTCATCGCCGTTGATTTAAATCAGGACCTTTTGGAAAAGAGAGAAGCGGAAGATAAGAAAGAAATTTCTATCGAGCCAATGTCTCGCTGGAGGTCCTGGACTTCTAAATTTTGGGGAAGCGATTTGGATGAACACCTTAAAGCGGAAAAAGATGACAAACCCGGAATCATGGAAGTCGTATCCAAAAGCATAAATATCATGCAAATCCGTATTACTCGGAGTCGGATGGCGGGAGATCCACCGGATATTTTACTCGCGCCTCGTCTGCGTTATATCGGATTGATGGAATTTCATAGAGGGAAAGAAGCGATCGCCGAGGGACGCGACATTGTCAGAAAAATGGCTCCAGCTTTAATCATTCCGAAATGA
- a CDS encoding FAS1-like dehydratase domain-containing protein, with translation MAEKGISKDLIGTKLDRYEFDVERGKIREFCQAIGETNPIYFNVEAAKKAGYEDVPAPPTYPTVIQFWGYPKIWQDMENMGVDTSRILHLKEKYTYLKTLYPGKVSSQGECVNVTVGKMDTMTFKTTVRDSKGDVVIEAEMSIFIRKPEL, from the coding sequence ATGGCAGAAAAAGGCATATCAAAAGACCTGATCGGCACAAAACTGGACCGCTACGAATTCGACGTAGAACGCGGAAAGATCCGCGAATTTTGCCAGGCGATCGGAGAAACGAATCCAATTTATTTCAATGTAGAGGCTGCAAAAAAGGCCGGCTACGAGGACGTCCCGGCTCCGCCGACATACCCTACTGTGATTCAATTTTGGGGTTACCCCAAAATTTGGCAGGATATGGAAAATATGGGAGTGGATACGTCTCGTATTCTCCATTTAAAGGAAAAATACACGTATCTCAAAACTCTTTATCCGGGTAAGGTATCGTCTCAAGGCGAATGCGTTAATGTTACCGTCGGTAAAATGGATACTATGACTTTCAAGACCACGGTTCGCGATTCTAAAGGCGACGTCGTAATCGAAGCTGAGATGTCGATTTTCATTCGTAAACCCGAGCTTTGA
- a CDS encoding MaoC family dehydratase, translating into MSKIEFDKFEIGQELPPLKTDVITHANLVRYAGASGDFNPIHNDPDFARKTGLDGTIAHGMFVMAQIGRLCTAWVDQKQIKEFGVTFKAMTKPGQRLTCSGKVKRKKEENGEKLLVVAVEAADDSGEVKASGEMIVAC; encoded by the coding sequence ATGAGCAAAATAGAATTTGATAAATTCGAAATCGGGCAGGAACTTCCTCCCTTAAAAACGGACGTTATTACTCACGCGAATCTGGTCCGTTATGCCGGTGCAAGCGGGGACTTTAATCCGATTCATAATGATCCCGACTTTGCACGTAAGACCGGACTCGACGGAACTATCGCACACGGAATGTTTGTTATGGCGCAAATCGGAAGACTTTGTACCGCTTGGGTCGACCAGAAGCAAATCAAGGAATTCGGCGTAACGTTTAAAGCGATGACTAAGCCGGGACAAAGATTGACGTGCAGCGGTAAAGTAAAACGTAAAAAGGAAGAAAACGGAGAAAAGTTGTTAGTCGTGGCTGTGGAAGCCGCAGACGATTCCGGCGAAGTAAAGGCTTCGGGAGAAATGATCGTAGCTTGTTAA
- a CDS encoding SpoIIE family protein phosphatase produces MHISKYLFFLLGPIGFLIFLLTLTPSHKEENIRAYQGSIDLRGIHDASSGPVDLSGEWEFFWSQEAGKVLETFRSKITVPGAWNRETEIHSSYEKLGYGTYRLRILIPDVWVGKVLTIGLGSILTSYRLYIDGNILGESGTPSPSSKETIPRVQPKFFSFIPPSNVVSLEIFVSNNYSRQGGIISPVRIGPSEVMQGYRTRTIFSDIFAFASLLIMGLYHISLYLYLRSSTAPLYFGFMSLVISIRTLVTNAKLLMEFFPSLPQPAIQMLDQIPLIVSVPFYLMFFWTTFEPYVSKTFVRVSIAVSAIFTVATFFGSLAFNSEKIMYFHIFMGFTILYVLYVIYTIDFDKESNSAYILYGTGLLFLGIGIDLFYTYVLKVSSYEVSHFALVFFVFLQSLVIASDRSSKYKEAKILTEDLQTMNLELFEMKEKLVQKVEDRTKTLNDTLQQINRELEIAQNVQRKILTPPDREISGIRFEYVYKPLEKVGGDFLDISEVKPGKVRVLLADAVGHGVQASLMTMALKTEYEELKKLDCPTQVLKELNGRFLRKFDTLESIFPCFVADIFLEKSELLYASAGHPDQVLIKPDGTYELLHKTGPILGLFDDLEIQFNTFAFPVGSRLLLFSDGLIENRRKENRWSTVDSIAIKATSMASSNLQELLEELVAMEERSRGDEQRYDDITIIAIESTQDRVAQSAPLIETSR; encoded by the coding sequence ATGCACATATCTAAGTATTTATTCTTTCTGTTAGGACCGATCGGATTCCTAATCTTTCTTCTTACGCTGACTCCGTCGCATAAGGAAGAAAATATACGCGCGTACCAAGGTAGTATCGATCTCCGCGGTATTCACGATGCCTCTTCAGGCCCGGTTGATCTTTCCGGAGAATGGGAATTTTTTTGGAGCCAGGAAGCCGGAAAGGTTTTGGAGACATTCCGTAGCAAGATTACCGTACCGGGTGCATGGAATCGCGAAACGGAAATTCATTCTTCTTACGAAAAGCTGGGATATGGAACTTATCGGCTGCGAATTTTAATCCCAGACGTGTGGGTCGGGAAAGTTTTAACGATCGGACTCGGCTCCATCCTGACCTCTTACAGACTTTATATCGACGGAAATATCCTGGGAGAATCGGGAACTCCCTCGCCTTCGTCAAAAGAGACGATACCTAGAGTTCAACCTAAGTTTTTTTCGTTCATCCCCCCCTCTAACGTAGTTTCCCTAGAAATTTTCGTTTCCAATAATTATTCCAGACAGGGAGGGATCATATCTCCCGTTCGTATCGGTCCTTCGGAAGTCATGCAAGGTTATCGAACTCGTACGATTTTTTCCGATATATTCGCATTCGCAAGCCTCTTAATCATGGGACTTTATCATATTTCCCTATATCTTTATTTGCGATCCAGCACGGCCCCACTTTATTTCGGTTTTATGAGTCTGGTTATCAGCATTCGAACCTTAGTAACGAATGCTAAACTTCTAATGGAGTTTTTTCCCTCCCTACCGCAGCCTGCGATCCAAATGCTGGATCAGATTCCCTTAATCGTAAGCGTTCCGTTTTATTTAATGTTCTTTTGGACCACCTTCGAGCCTTATGTTTCGAAAACATTCGTTAGGGTCTCGATCGCGGTTTCCGCTATCTTTACCGTCGCGACTTTCTTCGGATCCTTGGCGTTCAACAGCGAAAAGATAATGTATTTCCATATATTTATGGGATTTACCATATTATACGTTTTGTATGTGATTTATACGATCGATTTCGATAAGGAAAGCAACTCGGCGTACATTCTTTACGGAACCGGTCTACTATTCTTAGGAATCGGTATCGATTTATTTTATACTTACGTATTGAAAGTCTCTTCGTACGAAGTTTCGCATTTCGCTTTAGTATTCTTCGTTTTCTTGCAATCTTTAGTAATCGCTTCGGATAGATCATCCAAGTATAAGGAAGCAAAAATCCTTACCGAAGACCTTCAAACGATGAATTTGGAACTATTCGAGATGAAGGAAAAACTCGTACAAAAGGTCGAAGACAGAACAAAAACTCTTAATGACACTCTGCAGCAAATCAATCGCGAGTTGGAGATCGCGCAAAACGTTCAGAGGAAGATTCTAACTCCTCCCGATCGGGAAATATCAGGAATTCGTTTCGAATACGTGTATAAACCTTTGGAAAAAGTCGGAGGAGACTTCTTGGATATTTCCGAAGTCAAGCCGGGAAAAGTGAGAGTTCTGTTGGCGGACGCAGTAGGTCACGGTGTACAGGCCAGTTTGATGACCATGGCGCTGAAGACCGAGTATGAGGAACTCAAGAAACTGGATTGCCCGACACAGGTCTTAAAAGAATTGAACGGAAGATTTTTACGAAAGTTCGATACGCTTGAAAGTATCTTTCCCTGCTTTGTCGCGGACATTTTTTTGGAAAAGAGCGAGCTTCTTTATGCATCAGCAGGACATCCCGATCAAGTTCTGATCAAACCGGACGGGACTTACGAACTTCTGCACAAGACCGGTCCTATTCTCGGACTATTTGATGATTTGGAAATTCAGTTCAATACGTTCGCGTTTCCCGTCGGTAGCCGTCTTCTACTTTTCTCGGACGGGCTTATAGAAAACCGGAGAAAGGAAAATCGCTGGAGCACCGTGGATTCTATAGCGATCAAAGCGACGTCCATGGCTTCTTCGAATTTGCAGGAACTTCTAGAGGAACTCGTAGCGATGGAAGAACGTTCTCGCGGGGACGAACAAAGATACGATGATATTACGATTATCGCAATCGAATCGACTCAGGACCGAGTAGCGCAATCCGCTCCACTAATCGAAACTTCCCGCTGA
- the ccrA gene encoding crotonyl-CoA carboxylase/reductase, producing the protein MNAPEIVPIGQLPPLGVVPKKMHAQVIRPDRFGDPIKSIQPEEIEVPEIAPDEVLVAVMAAGINYNNVWAALGYPVNVIGARNKKGEPEQFHIGGSDASGIVYKIGSDVKNVKVGDEVVVHCGMWDHNDPWVKSGNDPMFAPSQIIWGYESNWGSFAQFCKVQDHQCLPRPKHLSWEASAAYMLVGATAYRMLHHWKPNDVKPGDVVLIWGGAGGLGAMAIQIVKAAGGVPIAVVSSDDKIDFCKNLGAAGVINRNHFKHWGALTSEINKPEVFAEWTKNAREFGKAIWDIAGKGKNPKIVFEHPGESTIPTSVFVCETGGMVVICAGTTGFNATVDLRYLWMRQKRLQGSHFANDENSAGLNQLVIEKKVDPVLAQTFTFDETAKAHQLMKENKHPSGNMSILVGAAKPGLGIK; encoded by the coding sequence ATGAACGCACCTGAAATCGTACCAATCGGCCAACTTCCCCCTTTGGGAGTTGTCCCTAAAAAAATGCATGCACAGGTTATCCGTCCTGACAGGTTCGGAGATCCGATAAAATCAATTCAACCTGAGGAAATCGAAGTCCCTGAAATCGCCCCCGACGAAGTTTTAGTCGCGGTCATGGCCGCAGGTATCAACTACAATAATGTTTGGGCCGCACTCGGATATCCGGTAAACGTAATCGGAGCCAGAAATAAAAAAGGAGAACCGGAGCAATTCCATATCGGCGGCTCCGATGCTTCGGGTATCGTATATAAAATCGGATCCGACGTAAAGAATGTGAAGGTTGGCGACGAAGTAGTCGTCCATTGCGGGATGTGGGATCATAACGATCCTTGGGTTAAGTCCGGAAATGATCCTATGTTCGCCCCGTCTCAAATCATATGGGGATACGAATCAAACTGGGGATCCTTTGCACAATTTTGCAAAGTTCAGGATCATCAATGTTTACCAAGACCGAAGCATCTTAGTTGGGAAGCATCAGCAGCTTATATGCTGGTGGGCGCCACTGCTTATAGAATGCTTCACCATTGGAAACCGAACGACGTAAAACCCGGTGATGTAGTTCTTATATGGGGAGGTGCGGGGGGTCTTGGAGCCATGGCTATTCAGATCGTAAAGGCCGCAGGTGGAGTTCCTATCGCAGTCGTTTCTTCGGATGATAAAATCGATTTTTGTAAAAACCTAGGTGCAGCCGGAGTAATCAATAGGAATCATTTCAAACATTGGGGAGCCTTGACTTCTGAAATCAATAAGCCGGAAGTATTTGCGGAATGGACTAAAAACGCACGCGAATTCGGTAAGGCAATCTGGGATATCGCAGGAAAAGGAAAAAATCCGAAAATCGTTTTCGAGCACCCGGGCGAGTCGACTATACCGACTTCGGTATTCGTTTGCGAAACGGGTGGAATGGTAGTAATTTGTGCCGGAACCACCGGTTTTAATGCGACCGTTGACCTTCGCTATCTTTGGATGAGGCAAAAACGTTTACAAGGTTCCCACTTTGCAAACGATGAAAATTCCGCCGGACTAAACCAACTGGTGATAGAAAAGAAAGTCGATCCGGTTCTCGCGCAGACATTTACATTTGATGAAACTGCTAAAGCCCATCAATTGATGAAGGAAAATAAGCATCCTTCGGGAAATATGAGTATTCTCGTGGGAGCCGCTAAGCCAGGATTAGGAATCAAGTAA